One region of Roseovarius faecimaris genomic DNA includes:
- a CDS encoding bifunctional folylpolyglutamate synthase/dihydrofolate synthase, translating to MSAPGSDVILERMMALHPKIIDLTLDRVWHLLDALGNPQNDLPPVIHLAGTNGKGSTQAMIRAGLEAAGRRVHAYTSPHLARFHERIRLAGDLITEDHLTQVLDECYAANGGDSITYFEITTCAALLAMARTPADFTLLEVGLGGRLDATNVIDRPALTIITPVSKDHEQFLGDTVAKIAFEKAGIIKRGVPCVVAPQLDEAMDVIEERARALGAPLLAHGQHWHAFEEHGRLVYQDETGLLDLPLPNLPGAHQIENAGAALAALRHLGFDNAACEAAVTQAYWPARMQRLRTGPLVEAAGTAELWLDGGHNASAGEALARHLHALPERPTHLVCGMLNTKDIAGYLTPLAGIARSLTAVSIPGEANTLPAETTAEAARAAGLPASTAASTRDAIAAITTKAPDSRILICGSLYLAGAILRENG from the coding sequence ATGAGCGCGCCCGGATCGGACGTCATCCTCGAGAGGATGATGGCCCTGCACCCCAAGATCATCGACCTCACGCTCGACCGCGTCTGGCACCTGCTCGACGCGCTGGGTAATCCGCAAAACGACCTGCCCCCGGTGATCCACCTCGCGGGGACCAACGGCAAGGGCTCGACCCAGGCCATGATCCGCGCAGGGCTTGAGGCCGCGGGCCGCCGCGTGCACGCCTATACCTCCCCGCATCTGGCCCGGTTTCACGAACGTATCCGCCTCGCCGGGGATCTGATCACCGAAGACCACCTCACCCAGGTGCTCGATGAATGCTACGCCGCCAATGGCGGCGACAGCATCACCTATTTCGAGATCACCACCTGCGCCGCCCTGCTGGCCATGGCCCGGACCCCTGCGGATTTTACCCTGCTTGAGGTTGGCCTTGGCGGGCGGCTCGACGCCACCAACGTCATCGACCGCCCGGCGCTGACGATCATCACGCCGGTCTCGAAGGATCACGAACAGTTCCTGGGCGACACGGTCGCCAAGATCGCCTTCGAGAAGGCCGGGATTATCAAACGCGGCGTGCCCTGCGTCGTCGCCCCGCAGCTTGACGAGGCCATGGACGTGATCGAAGAGCGCGCCCGCGCCCTCGGCGCACCGCTTCTGGCCCACGGTCAGCACTGGCACGCCTTCGAAGAACACGGGCGCCTTGTCTATCAGGACGAGACGGGGCTTCTGGACCTGCCCCTGCCCAACCTGCCGGGTGCACATCAGATCGAAAACGCGGGCGCGGCGCTGGCGGCTCTGCGCCACCTCGGTTTTGACAACGCCGCCTGTGAGGCTGCCGTCACACAGGCCTACTGGCCCGCCCGGATGCAGCGCCTGCGCACCGGTCCTCTGGTCGAGGCGGCGGGCACGGCCGAACTCTGGCTCGATGGCGGGCATAATGCCTCGGCCGGCGAGGCGCTGGCCAGGCATCTGCATGCCCTGCCTGAGCGGCCCACCCATCTGGTCTGCGGGATGCTCAACACCAAGGATATCGCGGGCTATCTCACCCCGCTTGCGGGCATCGCCCGATCCCTTACCGCCGTGTCCATCCCGGGCGAGGCCAACACCCTGCCCGCCGAAACCACGGCAGAGGCCGCCCGGGCCGCCGGCTTGCCCGCCTCCACCGCGGCCTCCACGCGGGACGCGATTGCCGCCATCACGACCAAGGCCCCCGACAGCCGCATCCTGATCTGCGGGTCGCTCTACCTTGCCGGGGCGATCCTGCGCGAAAACGGCTAG
- a CDS encoding LysM peptidoglycan-binding domain-containing protein gives MIRAALITIVFLGITLTLILMQPSPQHMTLTDVPEPPDTPADDNTVSRAEIGFDVVGTVAETPGLDAVTGSLAEPAPETAAATPQATPDPDGPALRVTPDIAASVATEPSASVASAPDPAPAPETAAATGLERLVINALAQGQSDAYIDALVNDAAAKGKVEVPQSLVTSDGRVDTSSLLAVLSHPPQPDFGPGGSYIVQPGDSLASIAYRFYGNTGKAVDIFIANRSALASPNHIEIGQTLALPEL, from the coding sequence ATGATCCGTGCCGCCTTGATCACCATTGTTTTTCTGGGGATCACCCTCACCCTTATCCTGATGCAGCCCTCTCCTCAGCACATGACGCTGACCGACGTGCCCGAGCCTCCAGACACCCCCGCCGATGACAACACCGTGTCGCGCGCCGAAATTGGTTTTGACGTGGTCGGCACAGTGGCAGAGACGCCCGGCCTAGACGCCGTCACCGGCAGCCTGGCCGAACCCGCCCCCGAAACAGCCGCCGCCACGCCACAGGCCACACCCGACCCCGACGGGCCTGCCTTGCGCGTCACGCCCGATATCGCCGCGTCGGTGGCGACAGAGCCCTCGGCCTCTGTGGCGTCCGCGCCTGACCCCGCCCCCGCGCCCGAAACCGCAGCGGCGACCGGCCTGGAGCGCCTGGTCATCAACGCCCTCGCCCAGGGCCAGTCCGACGCTTATATCGACGCGCTGGTCAATGACGCGGCGGCCAAGGGCAAGGTCGAGGTGCCGCAGTCGCTGGTCACGTCTGACGGGCGGGTTGATACCAGCTCGCTTCTGGCCGTGCTCTCGCACCCGCCCCAGCCGGATTTCGGCCCCGGCGGAAGCTATATCGTGCAGCCGGGCGACAGCCTGGCCTCCATCGCCTACCGCTTCTATGGCAACACCGGCAAGGCCGTGGATATCTTCATTGCCAATCGCTCGGCCCTGGCGTCACCCAACCACATCGAAATTGGCCAGACCCTGGCGCTTCCCGAACTCTAG
- a CDS encoding F0F1 ATP synthase subunit B → MTRIFATLIAMSAASPAFAAKGPFFSLTNSNFVVLIAFLLFIAVLLYLKVPSLLGGLLDKRAAGIQGELDEARALREEAQTLLASYERKQKEVQEQADRIVAHAKEEAAEAAEAAKADLKKSIARRLQAAEDQIASAEQSAVKEVKDKAVVIAVAAAKDVIAKQMTAESGNALIDDAIAQVDAKLH, encoded by the coding sequence ATGACACGTATCTTCGCCACTCTCATCGCCATGAGCGCCGCCAGCCCGGCCTTCGCGGCGAAAGGCCCCTTCTTCTCGCTGACCAACTCCAACTTCGTGGTGTTGATCGCGTTCCTGCTGTTTATTGCGGTGCTGCTTTATCTCAAGGTGCCGTCGCTTCTGGGCGGTCTGCTGGACAAGCGTGCCGCGGGTATTCAGGGCGAGCTCGATGAGGCGCGCGCGCTGCGCGAGGAAGCCCAGACATTGCTGGCCTCCTATGAGCGCAAGCAGAAGGAAGTGCAGGAGCAGGCCGACCGGATCGTGGCCCATGCCAAGGAAGAGGCCGCAGAGGCCGCCGAGGCGGCCAAGGCCGATCTGAAGAAATCCATCGCCCGCCGTTTGCAGGCCGCAGAGGATCAGATCGCCTCGGCCGAGCAAAGCGCTGTGAAGGAAGTCAAGGACAAGGCCGTCGTGATCGCCGTGGCCGCCGCCAAGGACGTGATCGCCAAGCAGATGACCGCCGAAAGCGGCAATGCCCTGATCGACGACGCGATTGCCCAGGTGGACGCCAAGCTGCACTGA
- a CDS encoding F0F1 ATP synthase subunit B', producing the protein MATETHDTAQTAASACVDSHGGAIGMPQLCGDWFGNQIFWLVVTLVVIYFVLSRIALPRIAAVLAERQGTITNDLAAAEDLKAKAVEAEDAYNKALADARAEAQNIIAATKAEIKGEIDDAIAKADAEIAAKAAEGEAKIAEIRAGALESVKDVAKDAAKEIVAAMGGKADAKTVTAAVTARMKG; encoded by the coding sequence ATGGCAACCGAAACGCACGATACGGCGCAAACCGCAGCCAGCGCCTGCGTCGACAGCCACGGCGGCGCCATTGGCATGCCGCAGCTTTGTGGCGACTGGTTCGGCAACCAGATTTTCTGGCTCGTTGTCACGCTTGTCGTGATCTACTTCGTGCTGTCGCGCATCGCGTTGCCGCGCATCGCGGCCGTGCTGGCCGAACGGCAGGGCACGATCACCAACGATCTGGCCGCCGCAGAAGACCTCAAGGCGAAGGCCGTCGAGGCCGAAGACGCCTATAACAAGGCGCTGGCCGATGCCCGTGCCGAGGCACAGAATATCATCGCCGCCACCAAGGCGGAGATCAAAGGCGAGATCGACGACGCCATCGCCAAGGCCGATGCGGAGATCGCCGCCAAAGCCGCCGAGGGCGAAGCCAAGATTGCCGAGATCCGCGCCGGTGCGCTGGAGAGCGTCAAGGACGTGGCCAAGGACGCCGCCAAGGAAATCGTCGCCGCCATGGGTGGCAAGGCCGATGCCAAGACGGTTACAGCGGCCGTTACCGCCCGGATGAAGGGGTAA